The genomic region TGCGAGACGCCTTCCATGCCGTTGATGCGCACACGGGTGAATTGCGCACCGAGACCGCGGACGGAGATGTTGCGTCCCTCGCCGCCGTCGCCTCGCGATAGCGCGACGCCCGGGATGCGCTGCATGGACTCGGCCAGGTTCGAGTCCGGGAACTTGCCGATGTCCTCGGCAACGATGCTGTCGATTGCCGCGGTCTCGTTGCGCTTCGCGTTGAGGGCGCTGTTGAGCGACGCGCGGAATCCCGTGACGACGATGTCGGTTTGCGGAGCGCCGTCGGTTGGCTCCTGTGGGGCTTGTGTGGAAGCCGCCGCTTGGTCCGCCTGCCCCGCCTCGGGCACGCCCACATCGCTCGTCACTCCCGCGGCAGCGGTTTGGGCCTGCGCCTGGATCGCGGCCGTGAGTAGCGGAATGAGAACACTGGTTGAAAGGAGCAAACGATTCTTGTTGCCGCTGTTGAGCCTCACGCCGCCTCTCCCTGTTATACCCGGCGCCCTTGATGGACGTCCTTGGCAGTGATGTGCCGATTACCGGCATCAATCCTGCTGTCGGGTAACACTGCACAACCTGTATGACAATAGAGGCGAAGTGGTCGGGCAGTTCGCGGCAGTAGTTCTCTTACTAGAATGTAGGGTTCAACTGACCAATGTTAGCGAAACCATAGACCTTGATCAGACGGCGCGACGTGCAAAGGCGCGTCGGCGTTGCGCGGTCTCGGCACGGACGCGTTCGACCGCCTCGGCTTCGTTGAGATGGAGCAGGTGGTCGATCACGCGCGTCAGATGATCACGCATGGCGAGTCTCGCCTCGGCCGGATTGCGCGCTTCCAGCGCGCGCAGGATGCGACCGTGCTCCTCGAGACGCTCCTTCGTGCCCAGGCTGCCAGCCTTGCGCAGCACCTCGCGCGCGAGCGGCGACCGGAAGCGCAGGTCCCAAAAGTCGGTCACCGCGGAGATGATGACGGCGTTGCCCGTCGCCTCGGCGATGCCGATGTGGAAGCGGCGGTCTGCGTCCTCAGCCGCGGCCACGTCCTCCTGCGCCATCTCAGCGACAAGCGCGCGCAGCTGCGCCAGCTGGGCGTCGTCGATCTCCGTTGCCGCCACCGCCGCGACTTCCCCCTCTACAAGGCGGCGCGCCTCGATGATCTCAAACGCGCCGATGTCATATTCCTCGCCTGCCTCGTCGGTCGTCGAGGCGAGGACAAACACGCCCGACCCCTTTCGCGCTTCGACCAGGCCCTGCATCTCCAGCGCGATCATCGCCTCGCGAATGGTCGGCCGACTCACCCCGAAGCGTTCCGTGAGGTCCCGCTCGGCAGGAAGGCGCGATCCGATGGGGAAGACGCCAGCTCCGATGTCCGCGATGATGGCCTGCACGATCTTCCGATACAGCTTGCCGCCATTGTTGCCTGACATGTTTATTCCCGATCTCTAACTGCGCGCGATCCGACACCGCTTCCGCGTCGGCCTTCCCGCATGAAGTCGCGCTGCGTCAACCCCTTGGACGCTCTGACGGTACAAGCACTCCCTTAAAATGTCTGACAGCCTCTTGCATGTG from Sphingomonas sp. JUb134 harbors:
- a CDS encoding FadR/GntR family transcriptional regulator, producing the protein MSGNNGGKLYRKIVQAIIADIGAGVFPIGSRLPAERDLTERFGVSRPTIREAMIALEMQGLVEARKGSGVFVLASTTDEAGEEYDIGAFEIIEARRLVEGEVAAVAATEIDDAQLAQLRALVAEMAQEDVAAAEDADRRFHIGIAEATGNAVIISAVTDFWDLRFRSPLAREVLRKAGSLGTKERLEEHGRILRALEARNPAEARLAMRDHLTRVIDHLLHLNEAEAVERVRAETAQRRRAFARRAV